The window GCCGCAAGAACGCTGGCTTGGACTATTGCCGGATCCCAGGCAAGTTATGCAAGCTGCGCTGTATCAAGGACGGCTGCCTGTGGTGTGGAACAGGAGACGCTGGGCGGCGGGCAATACGAGTAGATCGGCGACCAATGCGGCCACGGCGGCGAAACTGAGCAGCAGGCCAAACTGCGCTGTCGGCCGGAATGGAGCAGCACCGAATAACAGAAGGCAACTCGCGGCGACAAACGTGCTTCCTGCGCACGGGCGCCAGCAGCGTACCAGAACTCTCCGGAGTGAATCACCGTGCGCCAGCCCGGCTGCGATGTGAATTGTGTCGTCGATTGCCATCCCCACCGCGATCGCACCAATCATCAAGGCAGGCAACCCAAGCGGCCAGCCTGTTACAACGGCCAGCACCACCAAAGCGAAGATCGGCAAGGCGTTCACCCAGGCACCGAGCAGTGCGAACAGCCAACTACGCGTCAGCAGGCCCGTGACGATCGCCGCGAGCAGCACCATCAGCGGCAACGAGAACATGGCGATGCGTTTCACCGTTCGAGAAACGCCCGCAAGTTGAGCCGCCACACCGGTCCAGGTGACCGTGCTTCCGCACTCCGCGGCACGCGCTTCCCATGCCGGTCGTGCGCTAATCAGCGCCGGCAGCGAATCGTTGGCAGCCAGACACCAGTACACCCGATCAGGGCCATCGACGAACTCGCTGATGTCCAGCGTCTTTCTGATACCCGGCGTATCTCCGAGAATCGTCGCGACCGGGCAATCGCCACTCACAACGAGTTGAAATGGCAACATGCCGGTCAGCCGGACGTCAAGCGTGTGAAAATCGCCAGCGACGGCCGCGCTGGACGGAAAGTATCGCAGCGGGTCAGTCTCGAAACGCAGAAACGCGGCGGCGGGAATGGCGCCGATGCTCAGCAGCACGGCAGCAATGCAAATCGTGCCAGGCCTGTGTTCCACCATCCCCACCGACAGCCGGCGTCCCAGACGCGTCAGAACGCCCGGTCGAGGCGGCCTGCCGTCCGGCGGCGGCACGAGTGTGACAACTGCCAGCCACGCCAAACCTAAGCCGATAACGCCCGCAATCGCGAAATCTCGGATGGGCGCCAAGTCGGTCACGGCAAAACAAGCAATCCCCGCCGCAGTTGTCCAGCCACACAGCACGAGCGCCCATACAATCCCAGGACGGGTCGCACGATGGGCGGCATACGAAAAGCCCAACGATAGCATCATCGGCGGTACAACGGACAACGACATGTCCATGGGGACCGCCAACCAAGAGAGCCCACCAATGAGCACGAGCTGGCTGAGGACAAGCCCCGCCACCGCGGCGAGCGCCGCACGTGCGCGACCGGTTACCCAGGCCAGCAGGACAGCACCAAGTACGGTCAGGCTCGCCACGATCAGCGGCAAACGGCGTTGGCTCCAGGCGTTTAGTTCAAGATGGAACACGGCCGGCCCGCCGACGCTGACCTCGGCCGCACGTGGTCCGAGCGTCTTCGCCAGCGTGTTACGCACATCCTGGA is drawn from uncultured Ilyobacter sp. and contains these coding sequences:
- a CDS encoding MMPL family transporter, with amino-acid sequence MFAEKRMRSALRASSLLAWTIWLGIAFAAAMGLRQYRVDNRLADWIPAAETRGSFASYVVVGFPASLATPETISDALRACPTIAMCIDPATVEAFGPLRGISPQDFVVSRDGDFVGVFCFPTASATDEAFVQDVRNTLAKTLGPRAAEVSVGGPAVFHLELNAWSQRRLPLIVASLTVLGAVLLAWVTGRARAALAAVAGLVLSQLVLIGGLSWLAVPMDMSLSVVPPMMLSLGFSYAAHRATRPGIVWALVLCGWTTAAGIACFAVTDLAPIRDFAIAGVIGLGLAWLAVVTLVPPPDGRPPRPGVLTRLGRRLSVGMVEHRPGTICIAAVLLSIGAIPAAAFLRFETDPLRYFPSSAAVAGDFHTLDVRLTGMLPFQLVVSGDCPVATILGDTPGIRKTLDISEFVDGPDRVYWCLAANDSLPALISARPAWEARAAECGSTVTWTGVAAQLAGVSRTVKRIAMFSLPLMVLLAAIVTGLLTRSWLFALLGAWVNALPIFALVVLAVVTGWPLGLPALMIGAIAVGMAIDDTIHIAAGLAHGDSLRRVLVRCWRPCAGSTFVAASCLLLFGAAPFRPTAQFGLLLSFAAVAALVADLLVLPAAQRLLFHTTGSRP